One genomic region from Pongo abelii isolate AG06213 chromosome 4, NHGRI_mPonAbe1-v2.0_pri, whole genome shotgun sequence encodes:
- the MSANTD5 gene encoding putative uncharacterized protein MSANTD5 has translation MEKVILPTETTRNIQKMEQKNAAQGSEKPSVQSAKPWSDQEIQSFLQEWEFLEREVYRVKKKYHIVSKTIAQRLKQRGIKKSWKECLQMLISLQDLYFTIQEANQRPRCQPLPCPYGEALHRILGYRWKISVFSGPPCADVVNLAPPEHQPQAYGVPIVFQEPMWAPTPVIYVENPQVPGWEPWNMNGHVPYMYPAFAPAAPGPLPQWAISTD, from the exons ATGGAG aaagtaATACTTCCCACTGAAACTACCAGAAACATCcagaaaatggagcagaaaaACGCAGCCCAGGGATCAGAAAAGCCCTCAG TCCAGTCAGCTAAACCTTGGAGTGACCAGGAAATCCAGAGTTTCCTGCAAGAATGGGAATTTCTCGAGCGTGAGGTGTACAGGGTGAAGAAGAAGTATCACATAGTATCAAAAACAATTGCTCAGCGTCTCAAGCAGAGgggtataaagaagagctggaagGAATGTCTGCAGATGCTAATAAGCTTACAGGACTTATACTTCACTATTCAGGAGGCCAACCAGAGGCCAAGGTGCCAACCCTTGCCATGTCCTTATGGCGAGGCCCTGCACAGGATTCTGGGGTACAGATGGAAGATCAGCGTCTTCTCAG GTCCTCCCTGTGCAGATGTGGTTAACCTCGCACCTCCCGAGCACCAGCCCCAGGCCTATGGCGTTCCCATCGTCTTTCAGGAGCCGATGTGGGCCCCAACACCTGTGATCTATGTGGAAAATCCTCAGGTACCCGGATGGGAGCCCTGGAACATGAATGGTCATGTTCCATATATGTATCCTGCTTTTGCCCCGGCAGCCCCAGGCCCCCTGCCACAGTGGGCCATCTCTACTGACTGA